In one Cervus elaphus chromosome 9, mCerEla1.1, whole genome shotgun sequence genomic region, the following are encoded:
- the LOC122699348 gene encoding olfactory receptor 7A17-like, translating to MEPGNNTQCSKFFLLGFSEDPELQPLIFGLFLTMYLIAVFGNLLIILVTISDSHLHTPMYFFLSNLSFVDICFTSTTIPKMLQNIQTQSKVITYEGCIIQVYFYIFFAGLDDFLLTVMAYDRFVAICHPLHYMVIMNPRLCALLVLVSWMMSAVNSLLQSLMVLRLTFYREVEIPHFFCELNQMVQLACSDTFLNDVVMCLASVLLAGGPFAGIIYSYSKIVSSIRRLSSTQGKFKAFSTCASHLSVVLLFYCTSLGVYLSSAATHSSHSSATASVMYTVVTPMLNPFIYSLRNKDIKGALKRVCGIVGIKGQLSWGR from the coding sequence ATGGAACCAGGTAACAATACACAATGTTCTAAATTTTTCCTTCTGGGATTCTCAGAGGATCCAGAATTGCAGCCCCTCATCTTTGGGCTTTTCCTCACCATGTACCTGATTGCTGTGTTTGGAAACCTGCTCATTATCCTGGTCACCATCTCTGACTCCCACcttcacacccccatgtacttcttcctctccaacctgtccTTTGTAGACATCTGCttcacctccaccaccatcccaAAGATGCTGCAGAATATCCAGACCCAGAGCAAAGTCATAACCTATGAAGGCTGTATCATCCAGGTgtatttttacatattctttGCAGGATTAGATGACTTCCTCCTGacagtgatggcctatgaccgctttgtggccatctgccaccccctgCACTACATGGTCATCATGAACCCTCGGCTCTGTGCACTGCTGGTGCTGGTGTCCTGGATGATGAGTGCTGTGAATTCCTTGTTACAAAGTTTAATGGTTTTGCGACTGACCTTCTATAGAGAGGTGGAAATTCCCCACTTTTTTTGTGAACTCAATCAGATGGTCCAACTTGCCTGTTCTGACACATTTCTGAATGACGTGGTGATGTGTTTGGCATCAGTGCTTCTAGCTGGGGGGCCATTTGCTGGTATCATTTACTCTTACTCTAAGATAGTCTCTTCCATACGAAGACTCTCATCAACTCAGGGAAAGTTTAAAGCATTTTCCACTTGTGCATCTCATCTCTCAGTtgtcttattattttattgtacGAGCCTAGGGGTGTACCTTAGCTCTGCTGCTACACACAGCTCACACTCAAGTGCAACAGCCTCCGTGATGTACACTGTAGTCACACCCATGCTGAACCCATTCATCTACAGTCTGAGGAACAAAGACATAAAGGGGGCTCTGAAGAGAGTCTGTGGGATAGTAGGTATAAAAGGCCAACTGTCCTGGGGCAGATGA
- the LOC122700871 gene encoding olfactory receptor 7A17-like, whose amino-acid sequence MEPGNNTRISEFILLGLSEEQELQPLIFGLFLSMYLITVFGNLLIILAISSDSHLHTPMYFFLSNLSFVDICFTSTTIPKMLWNIQTQRKGITYEGCITQMYFYILFGGLDDILLSVMAYDRYVAICHPLHYTVIMSPQLCGLLVLISWVLIALNSLLHSLMVLRLSFCPLVQIPHFFCELSQLVQLASSDVFLNNIVMYFAAVLVGGGPFAGILYSYSKIVSCMCKITSAQGKYKAFSTCVSHLSVVFLFYFAVLGVYLSSGTTYTSHSSIIASVMYTVVTPMLNPFIYSLRNRDMKQGLKRLYLMPSIKDQLY is encoded by the coding sequence ATGGAACCAGGGAATAATACACGAATTTCAGAATTTATTCTTCTGGGACTTTCAGAAGAACAAGAACTGCAGCCCCTCATATTTGGGCTCTTCCTCTCCATGTACCTAATCACTGTGTTTggaaacctgctcatcatccTCGCCATCAGCTcagactcccacctccacacccccatgtacttcttcctctccaacctgtccTTTGTAGACATCTGTttcacctccaccaccatcccaAAGATGCTGTGGAACATCCAGACACAGCGCAAAGGTATCACCTATGAAGGCTGCATCACCCAGATGTATTTTTACATACTGTTTGGAGGATTAGATGACATTCTCCTGAGTGTGATGGCCTATGATCGatatgtggccatctgccaccccctgCACTACACTGTCATCATGAGCCCCCAGCTCTGTGGACTGCTGGTTCTGATATCTTGGGTGCTCATTGCCTTGAATTCCTTGCTGCACAGCTTAATGGTGTTGCGATTGTCCTTCTGTCCACTTGTGCAAATCCCCCACTTTTTCTGTGAACTCAGTCAGCTGGTACAACTTGCCAGTTCTGACGTTTTTCTTAATAACATAGTGATGTATTTTGCAGCTGTCCTGGTGGGTGGTGGTCCTTTTGCTGGTATCCTTTACTCATATTCTAAAATAGTTTCCTGCATGTGTAAAATCACATCAGCTCAGGGGAAGTATAAAGCATTTTCCACCTGTGTGTCCCACCTCTCAGttgtcttcttattttattttgcagtcTTAGGAGTGTACCTTAGCTCTGGGACTACCTACACCTCACATTCAAGTATAATTGCCTCGGTCATGTACACTGTGGTCACACCCATGCTGAACCCTTTCATCTACAGTCTGAGAAACCGAGATATGAAACAGGGTCTAAAGAGATTGTATTTGATGCCAAGTATAAAAGACCAACTATACTAG